GGTAGCTACTACGTGCTGACCTGTTCAGTTCTGCTGCTATGGCTTGCTCCCGCCGCTTGCTCGCTGAGGCGGCGAcgctgctgctcctcgtcctcctcctggcTGCCAGAACcgacgcggaggaggagaaggccatCGCGGCGTTGCCCGCCCACGTCCACCTCGCCAGCATCAGCACcaacggcggcggtgctgggtcctcctcgccgtcgtcgtcaccCTCGCCGGCgggagtgggaggaggaggagagaagaaggaGAGCAGCAAGGAGGACAAGAACAAGGAGAAGAAGCCTGGCAGCAGCAAGTGCGTGACGACCAAGGACTGTCACCTGAAGCGGCTTGTGTGCGCCAAGAAGTGCACCATGGCCGCCCACAAGAAGTGCGCAGCCAAGTGCTCccgcgcctgcaccgccgccggcctccccatCTGCACCTGATCGATCAAGCCTTTTTTCAATCATATCTGCTTCTTGTCTATGTTTTTTGTTGTAAATCATGCAACCAATAATACTCCTAGATCGATGTCTGCTGAATTTCTGAAAGCATGCGCACCAAGACAGACACATGTCACTGGGAATGGCATGTGGACAGGCATTCACAGCTGAGTTTCCCATCCATGACTAAGAATTCACATTTACAGGCACAACAATTCATCACCACCCTATCTAGTCCACTCCAGCGAGGCAGCGATTCATATAGTATATAAATAAAGACGGCATGCATGGTCAAAGCAAGTGCAGCATCCAGTTTCTCCTCTAGCCCTATCGCTAGCTACTCTCCTCATCTTTAGAACAGTGAAAGAGAGAATGCATCCTTCATGGCCCCTCTGTCAGCCTTCGCAGCTCGCTCTCCTCATCCAGCGTCTCCATCAGCAGCGGGGGCGCATACCGCGCGTTCCCCTCGTGCTCTTCCGTGTCCTGGCAGAACGACAGCATTATGGTGTCGATCGACATCTCCACCACTGCAAAGAAAAGCTTTGCAACTATATAACCCAACGCCCACGACACCTGCACGTACACAATCACAACGCTTCTTCATCCAGATTGCTACTCAACTATATAAACTTGCAAATTAAAGTTTGATGATCACTTACCAGGACGGGTACCAGCGGCGATGATATCTTGTTGTGGCCAGACCTGTACTTGTGCTTATCCAGCATGATGAAAGCAAACAGCGCGCAGAACAGGCTAACACACAGCTTGCCCAACATCAGAATCACATCCCCAATCACATTCACTTTCCCAATGCGCAATATGTTCTTCATGATTAACTCAGTTGCTAGCGCAGAAGCCTTGCAGAATCCTTTCCCTGTAATGGCAATCTGTACCCGCAATATTAAGCAATTTAGCATCACTGTCGCCAATCCTGACTCGCATTTCTCATCATAGTAATACACAAGCGTGTTAAACAGTATTAAGCAATTTAGAAATGAATTGCTGGTGCTTACCATGATGTAAGCATTTCGATTCACTGATTTCAGGGTCCAATCAATGCACCCTAAGCAGCACTGAGACGAGGATGACGCTGTCTTCCCAAACCAGCTGTCATGGGCAGAATTGACAAATTTCAGCCTGCGGCGAAGTGACTCCAGTATAAACCGCACCCACTCAACGATGGATACAATCAGTGATCCAAGAGCCACAGATCCAAGACTATAGCGCAGCAAGCGCTTCAGGGAAGACACCACAGTACGAAAAGGGACATCGTGCTGCATCACAATGCCACACCAAACATCAGTCACAGGAAAATAGTACCACCCTGTTCAAGGAGATGAAAATCCTAGGAAAATTGGCATCTAATTTAAAGTAGCGATTCCTTACCAGGGTCAGGTTTCTGAGATGCTTACCGATATTTCACCACGTGCCCAGTAGTATGAAGCAACTGATCCAGCAATTACAGTCGAAGAACATCCGATGAAAAATTGTGTTGCCCAGTAACAGCcaagaaaatgaaaaagaatGGCAATGCCAATATGTGGGGTGTAATGAATACTATACCCACAACAGCTGTCACAATTTACTTTCCCAAGCTTCAGATCATACGAACAGCAATCTGTGTTGCAATCGTTTCGTATAACTTGACCGGCACTGAAAAGATGAAGCGTTGCTGAAAACCAGAATATGTAGAAGATAGCGAGGATCAAGAATGGCACAGCTGGAAAAACAATAAGTGCCTGGACTTCGCCGATGACCTTTGCAGCAACCTACATAAAGTTTACCAAGATGAGTGCTGTGAAAATACAATGACAAAGCAACAGAAAAGACATTATAACTGATGTCACATTAACAGTTGACAAGTCATTCTATCAGCTAAGCATACGTTGGCTGTAGCCCCAGTGAAATCTTATTTAATGAAATGGTCCACATATGAAGCCAAT
The genomic region above belongs to Setaria italica strain Yugu1 chromosome VI, Setaria_italica_v2.0, whole genome shotgun sequence and contains:
- the LOC101776533 gene encoding uncharacterized protein LOC101776533; this encodes MACSRRLLAEAATLLLLVLLLAARTDAEEEKAIAALPAHVHLASISTNGGGAGSSSPSSSPSPAGVGGGGEKKESSKEDKNKEKKPGSSKCVTTKDCHLKRLVCAKKCTMAAHKKCAAKCSRACTAAGLPICT
- the LOC101773287 gene encoding choline transporter protein 1 isoform X2, yielding MNPNQVYQSGLKSSRINLPDVKAICLMECPLPAEDGLNFVCDYPEGDIRLSVDDWIDRDYDYFEYLTPDMRNSSLQLQGPCYPVIFPSVNVYWSCQFIARASNVSLKHWQQMGGVSIDENMLIDKTIHNTINSKSAVLKRYVADIGKSWPVLIVCGGLLPLFLSGIWLLMIRFFVAGMPWITVVVFNALVISVTMFFYIKAGWIGHDPLTVVIGESDPYVNIGGREINHLHAASVLMTVIMILAFLTSIAIARRIATSVLKVAAKVIGEVQALIVFPAVPFLILAIFYIFWFSATLHLFSAGQVIRNDCNTDCCSYDLKLGKVNCDSCCGYSIHYTPHIGIAILFHFLGCYWATQFFIGCSSTVIAGSVASYYWARGEISHDVPFRTVVSSLKRLLRYSLGSVALGSLIVSIVEWVRFILESLRRRLKFVNSAHDSWFGKTASSSSQCCLGCIDWTLKSVNRNAYIMIAITGKGFCKASALATELIMKNILRIGKVNVIGDVILMLGKLCVSLFCALFAFIMLDKHKYRSGHNKISSPLVPVLVSWALGYIVAKLFFAVVEMSIDTIMLSFCQDTEEHEGNARYAPPLLMETLDEESELRRLTEGP